A stretch of Gallus gallus isolate bGalGal1 chromosome 2, bGalGal1.mat.broiler.GRCg7b, whole genome shotgun sequence DNA encodes these proteins:
- the CYP7A1 gene encoding cholesterol 7-alpha-monooxygenase, whose amino-acid sequence MFIAPWIWGTVIIVCCSFWFLFGRRRRRRQGEPPLENGFLPYLGCALQFGANPLKFLREKQKKHGHIFTCQVAGKYIHFLTDPFSYHSLIRQGKHLDWKKFHFATSAKAFGHGSIDPAEGNTTENFHHTFIRTLQGNALDALIKAMMENLQYVMLQSRASKFQPNTWVTEGLYTFCCQVMFESGFLTLFGKEFNSNHDKNLSKRETERARILNALENFKEFDKIFPALVAGLPIHLFKSAHSAREKLGEALLHKNLLKRDNLSELVMLRMFLNDTLSTFDDMEKAKTHVAVLWASQANTIPATFWSLFYLLKNPEAMRAATKEVQSVLESAGEKISLDGNYISLNRKQLDNMPVLDSIIKEAMRLSSASMTFRVAKEDFTLHLENSFYNIRKDDIVALYPQLLHFDPEIYADPLTFKYDRYLNENKEEKTDFYRNGRKLKYYYMPFGAGIAKCPGRLFAVHEIKQFLVLIFSYFEIDLVDSNVQCPSLDQSRAGLGILQPSNDIDFRYRLKCL is encoded by the exons ATGTTCATAGCACCATGGATCTGGGGAACAGTGATAATAGTCTGCTGCagtttttggtttctttttgggaggaggaggaggag GCGCCAAGGAGAGCCACCACTTGAAAATGGGTTCCTTCCATACCTGGGATGTGCCTTGCAGTTTGGTGCCAACCCCCTCAAATTCCtcagggaaaaacagaagaagcaTGGCCACATTTTCACTTGCCAAGTAGCAGGGAAATATATTCATTTCCTCACTGACCCCTTTTCATATCATTCACTGATACGCCAGGGAAAACACTTGGACTGGAAAAAGTTCCATTTTGCTACTTCTGCCAAG GCTTTTGGGCATGGTAGCATTGACCCAGCAGAAGGAAACACCACTGAAAATTTTCATCATACCTTCATTAGAACACTTCAAGGTAACGCCCTAGATGCCCTCATCAAAGCAATGATGGAAAATCTACAATACGTCATGCTGCAGTCAAGAGCATCTAAATTTCAGCCTAACACCTGGGTTACAGAAGGACTTTATACATTCTGTTGCCAGGTGATGTTTGAATCTGGCTTTTTAACACTTTTTGGTAAAGAATTTAATTCAAATCATGACAAAAATCTATCAAAGCGGGAAACAGAGAGAGCTCGTATCCTAAATGCCCTCGAGAACTTCAAGGAATTTGATAAGATCTTCCCAGCCCTTGTGGCAGGGCTGCCTATCCATCTATTCAAGAGTGCCCACAGTGCCCGTGAGAAGCTGGGAGAGGCTCTGCTCCACAAGAACCTCCTGAAAAGGGACAACCTCTCCGAGCTTGTCATGCTCCGCATGTTCCTGAATGACACTCTGTCAACCTTTGATGACATGGAAAAAGCAAAGACCCACGTGGCAGTGCTCTGGGCCTCGCAAGCTAACACCATTCCTGCTACTTTTTGGAGCTTGTTCTACCTTCTTAA gaatcCAGAAGCAATGAGAGCTGCTACCAAAGAAGTGCAAAGTGTTTTGGAAAGTGCAGGAGAGAAGATCAGCTTAGATGGCAACTATATTTCATTGAACCGAAAACAGCTGGATAATATGCCAGTGCTAG ATAGCATCATCAAGGAGGCAATGAGGCTATCGAGTGCATCCATGACTTTCCGAGTTGCTAAGGAGGATTTCACTTTGCATTTAGAGAACAGTTTTTACAACATTCGCAAGGATGATATTGTAGCTCTTTATCCTCAACTGCTGCATTTTGATCCAGAAATCTATGCTGATCCCTTG ACATTCAAATATGATCGCTACCTCAATGAGAAtaaagaagagaagactgactTCTACCGCAACGGCCGCAAGTTAAAGTATTATTATATGCCATTTGGGGCAGGAATAGCAAAATGCCCTGGCAGATTATTTGCCGTCCATGAAATTAAACAATTTTtggttttaatattttcatattttgagATAGATCTTGTTGACAGTAATGTGCAGTGTCCTTCTTTAGATCAATCCCGTGCAGGACTGGGTATTTTGCAACCATCCAATGACATTGACTTCAGGTACAGACTAAAATGCCTATGA